The DNA region CATTGGTTTAACTAAAAAAATAACTACGTTGAAAGAAGCTTTGGCTGGTAAATTATCTTCTGCTGAAATGAATGTTTTGAAGACATCTTTTGATACTGTTGGCACCATTGCCATCATTGAAATTCCAGAGTTGCTTATTAAAAAAGAAAAGTTGATTGCTGATACCATGCTCTCTTTACATCGGCAGCTTAAAACAGTTGTCAAGAAAGTTGGCGTTCGTGGTGGCGAGTTCAGGACGCAGAAAGTAAAGGTTATTGCAGGAAAAAGAAGCAAGGAAACTTTGTATCTTGAAAATGGCGTTCGTTTGAAGTTTGATATTGAAAAAGTGTATTTTTCTGTCCGTTTAGCATCTGAGCGAAAAAGGATTTATCAACAGGTTAAAAAAGGCGAACGGATTTTAGTTATGTTTTCTGGTTGCGGTGTTTATCCTTTGGTTCTTGCTAAAAATACTAATGCTGCTGAAATTATCGGTGTTGAAAAGAATCCTGTTGCTCATAAGTATGGTGTTGAGAACATTATTCTGAATAAAATAAGCAATGTCCAATTATTTCATGGCGATGTTCGAAAGATAGTTCCAACCTTATCGGCAAAATTTGACCGTATTTTAATGCCGCTCCCTAAAAATGCAGGTGATTTTCTTGATCTTGCGTTTAGTGTTTCTAAGAAAAAAAGTATTATTCACCTCTATGATTTTATTCACGAAGATGAAACAGCTCAGTTAAGGAAAAAAATATTAGCTCTTGCGAAAAAATCAGGAAAGAAAGTTACTATTAAAAAAATAGTTTTCTGCGGACAGTATTCGCCACATCATTATAGAGTTTGTGTTGATATTGTTATTTTTTGATTATTTATCTTTGTGAAATTTCCCATGATTGCCGTTAAAGCTTTCAAGTAATTTTTCCTTAAATGTCTTGATATCTTCTCGTTTATCTAATCTTTTAACTAATAACTGTGGGTTTTTTACTAATTGATTAATGATTTCTTGTTTTTTAGTATGGTGAGCAATAAAATTAATGAAACCAAAAATAATGCCAACGCCAACTATCAAATAGACCATGGTAAATATTTTTCCAGCATCAGTTGTTGGATAGATGTCACCATAACCTACTGTTGTTAAGGTGATCACACTGAAATATAATGCATCAAGATAGCGCCAACCTTCAGTATGATTGTAGAATATTGTTCCGATGAGCAATGTTATGATTACTAATATTCCCAACACTCCGAATTCATGGTCTTTGAATAAATCTCGAATTTTTCTTAATAGTTCTAGTATGAGCATAGTTACGACAGTTATTGATGGTTATTTAAAAAACTATCTGGTTTTTGATAATCATCGAGAAGCTAGTTCTTTAACTATTTTTTTGATTAGATCATTGATGTTTTCAGCTTCAACAATCATGTCCTCACATCTAAAATTTTGCCCATGTCTATAGT from Candidatus Woesearchaeota archaeon includes:
- a CDS encoding class I SAM-dependent methyltransferase family protein translates to MLTVKVLKKDAEKVKQYLLKYQLFDERYRLVADKQYIYYPVVKEFSLKGVSFVNKENIGLTKKITTLKEALAGKLSSAEMNVLKTSFDTVGTIAIIEIPELLIKKEKLIADTMLSLHRQLKTVVKKVGVRGGEFRTQKVKVIAGKRSKETLYLENGVRLKFDIEKVYFSVRLASERKRIYQQVKKGERILVMFSGCGVYPLVLAKNTNAAEIIGVEKNPVAHKYGVENIILNKISNVQLFHGDVRKIVPTLSAKFDRILMPLPKNAGDFLDLAFSVSKKKSIIHLYDFIHEDETAQLRKKILALAKKSGKKVTIKKIVFCGQYSPHHYRVCVDIVIF
- a CDS encoding two pore domain potassium channel family protein, which translates into the protein MLILELLRKIRDLFKDHEFGVLGILVIITLLIGTIFYNHTEGWRYLDALYFSVITLTTVGYGDIYPTTDAGKIFTMVYLIVGVGIIFGFINFIAHHTKKQEIINQLVKNPQLLVKRLDKREDIKTFKEKLLESFNGNHGKFHKDK